The following are from one region of the Petrotoga mobilis SJ95 genome:
- a CDS encoding carbohydrate ABC transporter permease: protein MQRKKWMPFLLLLPALSIMFFLMIFPVFWNFSISLHNVKTTNINNVWPFVGFQNWVKIFQDEYFLQSLKVTLFFVLGSVFFQIFIGFLIARILIERVWGTKFFRVLFILPWLLSATIVGFSWQWMYNDYFGLINGLLIRVGMQPVNWISDPNMALISLLIANIWFGTPFSILFQESSLLTIDRNLYEAAKIDGAGPLQSFFNITLPLLAPFLGINLILTSMWSVNLFDLQLVLTGGGPLMSTTTASLYMYKQGFEQGNLSIGAAIGIVLLIINLTVSFLYLRALRGEEA from the coding sequence ATGCAAAGGAAAAAGTGGATGCCTTTTTTATTGTTACTCCCTGCTTTGTCCATAATGTTTTTTTTGATGATTTTTCCTGTATTTTGGAATTTCAGCATTTCATTGCATAATGTCAAGACTACTAATATAAACAACGTTTGGCCCTTTGTTGGTTTCCAAAACTGGGTAAAAATTTTTCAAGATGAATATTTTTTACAATCTTTAAAAGTTACACTCTTTTTTGTATTAGGATCGGTATTTTTTCAAATTTTTATAGGCTTTTTAATAGCCAGAATTTTAATTGAAAGAGTTTGGGGAACTAAATTTTTTAGAGTTCTTTTTATACTTCCATGGCTTTTGTCAGCCACTATTGTTGGATTTTCTTGGCAATGGATGTACAACGATTATTTTGGATTGATAAATGGTTTGCTTATAAGAGTAGGAATGCAGCCTGTAAATTGGATATCAGATCCAAATATGGCCTTGATATCCTTATTGATAGCTAATATATGGTTCGGTACGCCGTTTTCTATACTTTTTCAAGAATCCTCGTTGTTGACAATCGATAGAAATTTGTATGAGGCAGCTAAAATTGATGGTGCTGGTCCACTTCAAAGTTTTTTCAATATAACGCTGCCTTTGTTGGCACCTTTTTTAGGGATAAATTTGATCCTTACTTCTATGTGGAGTGTAAATCTTTTTGATCTTCAGTTGGTATTGACAGGAGGAGGGCCTTTAATGTCTACTACAACGGCATCTTTGTATATGTATAAACAAGGTTTTGAGCAAGGTAATCTGTCTATTGGTGCGGCCATAGGAATAGTTCTACTCATTATAAATTTGACAGTTTCTTTCCTTTATCTACGAGCATTGAGAGGTGAGGAGGCATGA
- a CDS encoding LacI family DNA-binding transcriptional regulator: protein MTEYEPFVQFIDSNSSITKLKMKYILSSNPKGYIILPTKELVEDEIFKRLLKKEFPMVFVDKTVNDIRKPLVQSDNYLGAYNLTKELIHNSTVKSIMFFTEEDFSISSVKERYNGMFDACKEHNIPVYSEIVGKNEMDRAIDKCLKNHVDTIFCCNDIVAVSTLTALQVRGLSVPEKMKLYGFDDRPIAQSIFPNLTTVRQPLRNIGEVAAKYLVSIIQGENNSEDFKITLPVEVVWRDSTGQKIK from the coding sequence ATCACAGAGTACGAACCTTTCGTTCAGTTTATAGATTCTAATTCCTCTATAACGAAATTAAAAATGAAATATATTCTCTCTTCTAACCCAAAAGGATATATAATCCTTCCTACAAAAGAATTGGTAGAAGATGAAATCTTCAAAAGGTTATTAAAAAAAGAGTTTCCTATGGTTTTTGTAGATAAAACGGTTAACGATATTAGAAAACCACTCGTTCAGTCTGATAATTACTTAGGTGCTTATAACTTAACAAAAGAACTTATTCACAATTCAACGGTTAAATCTATAATGTTTTTCACTGAAGAAGATTTTTCTATTAGTTCCGTGAAAGAAAGATATAACGGAATGTTTGACGCTTGTAAAGAGCATAATATTCCCGTTTATAGTGAAATAGTGGGGAAAAATGAGATGGACAGAGCTATAGACAAATGTTTGAAGAACCATGTAGATACTATTTTTTGTTGTAACGATATCGTAGCGGTAAGTACTTTGACGGCGTTGCAAGTAAGAGGTCTTTCAGTACCAGAAAAAATGAAATTATATGGATTTGATGATAGACCAATAGCCCAAAGTATCTTTCCAAATCTTACCACAGTAAGGCAACCTTTACGAAATATAGGTGAGGTAGCAGCAAAATATTTAGTTTCAATTATTCAGGGTGAAAATAATAGCGAGGATTTCAAAATTACTTTGCCCGTTGAAGTTGTATGGCGTGATTCAACAGGGCAAAAAATCAAGTGA
- a CDS encoding carbohydrate ABC transporter permease, with translation MTKKNKTIRAILFIILVIFAVYTIMPIFWVFVTSLKTPEEAREFPPSLIPKEVTFQNYQILFQDDQMMRSFLNSIIVAVPATLLCVIISALAAFSFSRYHFKGKKQLLAAVMGVFMIPITMNTIPLYLIFQRMGLLDTYAGVILAYQVLIIPLNIFILKNHFDTIPISLEEAAALDGASTMQRFTKVIMPLSWPGLSISFIFTFRFAWNEFVLPMILISSPSKTVFQVAMYRFLGLYSIDWGLLSAAIVIGMIPILIIIIFFQRQLLQGIQAGSIKG, from the coding sequence ATGACCAAAAAGAATAAAACAATTAGAGCCATATTATTTATCATTCTTGTTATATTTGCTGTTTATACGATAATGCCTATATTTTGGGTGTTTGTTACTTCACTGAAAACACCGGAGGAAGCAAGAGAATTTCCTCCTAGCTTAATTCCTAAAGAAGTGACCTTTCAAAATTATCAAATTCTTTTTCAAGATGACCAAATGATGAGAAGTTTTCTGAATAGTATTATAGTAGCGGTTCCAGCAACCTTACTATGTGTTATAATTTCAGCATTAGCAGCATTTTCCTTTTCAAGGTACCACTTCAAAGGAAAAAAGCAACTTTTAGCTGCAGTAATGGGAGTTTTTATGATTCCTATAACTATGAACACAATCCCGCTCTATTTGATATTTCAGAGGATGGGTTTATTAGACACATATGCGGGAGTAATTCTTGCTTATCAGGTTTTAATAATACCGTTGAATATTTTTATTCTCAAAAATCATTTTGATACCATCCCTATTTCTTTAGAAGAGGCAGCAGCGCTTGACGGTGCCTCAACCATGCAAAGATTTACTAAAGTAATAATGCCTTTATCTTGGCCTGGTTTAAGTATATCTTTCATATTCACTTTCAGATTTGCATGGAATGAATTTGTTTTACCTATGATCTTAATAAGTTCTCCTAGTAAGACTGTTTTCCAAGTTGCAATGTACAGATTTTTGGGACTTTACAGTATAGATTGGGGTTTACTTAGTGCAGCTATAGTAATTGGTATGATACCAATTTTGATAATAATAATATTCTTTCAGAGACAACTCTTACAAGGAATACAGGCTGGTTCAATTAAAGGATAA
- a CDS encoding thymidine kinase, whose product MATGNLVVIVGPMYSGKTSELISFIEIYTLGKKKIKVFKPLLDNRYNETYIVSHSNTSVKAIPINNSAEILPKLDGDEKAVFIDEIQFLDEPLREVVVEMINSGKDVYCAGLDLSYKNNPFKVTSLLMAHADTVIKKKAVCHECGEYRGTISYKIVENGGEIDVGGFEKYIAVCRDCYLKLNEKKQNQDKKLKQGG is encoded by the coding sequence ATGGCAACAGGTAATTTAGTAGTAATTGTTGGACCTATGTATTCTGGCAAAACTTCCGAATTAATCTCTTTCATTGAAATTTACACACTTGGTAAAAAGAAAATAAAAGTCTTCAAACCTTTGTTAGATAACCGATACAATGAAACTTACATTGTATCCCACTCTAATACATCTGTTAAAGCCATTCCCATCAATAACTCCGCTGAAATTTTGCCTAAACTTGATGGAGACGAAAAAGCGGTTTTTATAGATGAAATTCAGTTTCTAGACGAGCCTCTTAGAGAAGTTGTTGTCGAGATGATCAACTCTGGTAAGGATGTTTATTGTGCTGGCTTGGATTTGAGTTATAAAAATAATCCATTCAAAGTTACTTCACTTCTAATGGCTCATGCAGACACGGTAATTAAAAAGAAAGCCGTTTGCCATGAATGTGGGGAGTATAGAGGTACAATATCTTACAAGATTGTTGAAAATGGTGGAGAAATAGATGTTGGGGGATTTGAAAAATATATCGCCGTCTGTAGAGATTGCTACTTGAAGTTGAATGAAAAAAAACAAAATCAAGATAAAAAACTGAAACAAGGGGGTTGA
- a CDS encoding glycoside hydrolase family 38 N-terminal domain-containing protein → MYYIISHTHWDREWFAPTDATKKMLPSLFQKLFQLIDNNPEYKFVLDGQMLLVKDYLSNFQGEERKKAEDELKKYSKNIAFGPYYGQIDWRVSEESSIRNIILGNQEAKKFGNIMKIGWLLDNFGFLSQVAQINSQCEIESCFLWRGLKMKFPKIGFTWSSPDGSKIHGIYLLDSYRNIMRLKDYPEVMEKRLELEINKLKKYSKTNYLPLLNGYDLDPVPEDPTDGELKTVFPDEFIKEYFNQEDPSLIGEYVGELMDGSIVSVFPGSLSTRQYLKIMNWHSEYILSKVLEPLIAIVDNSEYDKEIQKAWEYLVMNLVHDSIGGVGVDQIHEDMEERYNKIKEIFESTLNKVLDKVDQVLPLGYTCLNLNPQELPVLFENKETLYRFSAPSGILSKVDLKKYKVRYWEKPINSFHWENKHFKAIVENGKLHIKKENKDYLIKPVLVEDKGDEYSSAFDKELNLTFSGMRLKARSDNYSKIALDFTSKEVDFTLSLTFSELPYINIEIESLGKGSDYGLLLSLIGGGDINAGAPFDSVKRPYEIKYEEPEEEMKKFLVAAREIAFNNVFPMKDYVGLEKDDYFAAFMAKGIYSYTTHSTTSLTPSGAFSSKKAVSLILLRSVSWLSLENVKGRIGDAGPVMYTPGAEVKRKMKIETAFCISPKNDFLKYKNSFINPPLLFYKHINNSSLENQARVVHKFYSSVDENIEFVNMKPSIDKEGMTLRFFNPTHKKKEIRLPQKAIKTDLLENELEEFDGTIKPKEILTLKIPKLSLNTFSDDQGSKVNIVYPKFTWDISEDLSKPDISIINKMEREVRDLKEQIKDVDKKIKETQGISRYELHFEKYKLMRKALELELSSLYNRSKIERVDSSKIEHIIVKLNDVRIKRRGIEFLLATLK, encoded by the coding sequence ATGTACTACATCATTTCACACACTCATTGGGATAGAGAATGGTTCGCTCCCACTGACGCAACAAAAAAAATGTTACCAAGTTTATTTCAAAAACTCTTCCAGTTAATTGATAATAATCCTGAATACAAATTCGTGTTAGATGGGCAAATGTTGCTGGTGAAAGATTATCTAAGCAATTTTCAAGGAGAAGAACGAAAAAAAGCAGAAGACGAATTGAAAAAATACTCTAAAAACATAGCTTTTGGGCCATACTACGGACAAATTGATTGGAGAGTCTCTGAAGAAAGCTCAATTAGAAATATTATATTGGGTAATCAGGAAGCTAAAAAGTTTGGAAATATTATGAAGATAGGTTGGTTATTGGATAATTTTGGCTTTTTGTCTCAAGTTGCACAAATTAATTCTCAATGTGAAATAGAAAGTTGTTTCCTCTGGAGAGGTTTAAAAATGAAATTTCCAAAAATTGGGTTTACTTGGAGCAGTCCTGATGGTAGCAAAATTCATGGAATATATTTACTAGATAGTTATAGGAATATCATGAGGTTGAAAGATTATCCAGAAGTTATGGAAAAAAGATTGGAGTTGGAAATTAACAAGCTAAAAAAATATTCAAAAACTAATTACCTTCCTTTACTAAATGGATACGACCTGGACCCTGTGCCAGAAGATCCCACTGATGGAGAATTAAAAACAGTTTTTCCAGATGAGTTTATAAAAGAGTATTTTAACCAAGAAGACCCATCTTTAATTGGAGAATACGTTGGTGAACTCATGGATGGAAGTATTGTTTCGGTATTTCCTGGTAGTTTATCAACAAGACAGTATTTAAAAATTATGAATTGGCATTCTGAATATATCCTCTCTAAAGTATTAGAGCCGTTAATTGCTATCGTAGATAATTCTGAATACGATAAAGAGATACAAAAGGCTTGGGAATATTTAGTGATGAACTTAGTCCACGACAGCATAGGCGGAGTAGGAGTAGATCAGATTCATGAAGACATGGAAGAAAGATACAATAAAATTAAAGAGATTTTTGAATCAACTTTAAATAAAGTTTTGGATAAGGTAGATCAGGTTTTACCTTTAGGTTACACTTGCCTAAATTTGAATCCTCAGGAATTGCCTGTATTATTTGAAAATAAAGAAACCCTTTATAGATTTTCTGCACCATCAGGTATTTTATCAAAAGTTGATTTAAAAAAGTATAAAGTAAGATATTGGGAAAAACCCATAAATAGTTTTCATTGGGAGAACAAACATTTCAAAGCCATCGTCGAAAATGGGAAACTTCATATTAAAAAGGAAAATAAGGATTATTTAATCAAACCAGTTTTGGTAGAAGACAAGGGTGATGAATACTCTTCTGCCTTTGATAAAGAACTGAACTTAACTTTCTCAGGAATGAGATTGAAAGCACGATCAGATAACTACTCCAAAATAGCTCTTGATTTTACCAGTAAAGAAGTTGATTTCACCCTTTCTTTGACATTTTCAGAATTGCCCTATATCAACATCGAAATTGAATCTTTGGGAAAAGGATCAGATTATGGATTACTTTTATCCTTAATCGGAGGTGGAGATATAAATGCCGGTGCTCCTTTTGATTCTGTAAAAAGACCATACGAAATAAAATATGAGGAACCTGAAGAAGAAATGAAAAAGTTTTTAGTTGCTGCAAGAGAAATCGCTTTTAATAACGTTTTTCCTATGAAGGACTACGTTGGTTTAGAAAAGGATGACTATTTTGCAGCCTTTATGGCAAAAGGGATTTATAGTTATACCACACATTCTACGACATCCTTGACCCCGTCTGGGGCGTTTTCTTCAAAAAAAGCTGTTTCTTTAATTTTATTAAGATCCGTAAGTTGGCTTTCTCTCGAAAACGTAAAAGGAAGAATTGGAGATGCCGGTCCCGTAATGTATACTCCTGGAGCAGAAGTAAAAAGAAAAATGAAAATCGAGACCGCCTTTTGTATATCACCAAAAAATGATTTTTTGAAATACAAAAATTCCTTTATCAATCCACCTTTATTGTTTTATAAACATATTAATAATTCAAGCTTAGAAAACCAGGCCAGGGTGGTTCATAAATTCTATTCTTCAGTGGACGAAAATATAGAATTTGTGAATATGAAACCCTCAATAGACAAAGAAGGGATGACTCTACGGTTTTTTAATCCTACTCACAAGAAAAAAGAGATAAGATTACCTCAAAAAGCAATAAAAACCGATTTGTTAGAGAACGAATTAGAAGAATTTGATGGGACGATCAAGCCAAAAGAGATATTAACGTTAAAAATACCTAAGCTATCTTTAAATACTTTTTCTGATGATCAAGGCTCAAAAGTTAACATCGTATATCCTAAATTTACGTGGGATATCTCTGAAGATCTTTCAAAACCGGATATAAGTATAATAAATAAAATGGAAAGAGAAGTCAGAGATCTTAAAGAACAAATAAAGGATGTAGATAAGAAAATAAAGGAAACTCAAGGTATTAGTAGATACGAATTGCATTTTGAAAAGTATAAATTAATGAGAAAAGCGTTAGAATTAGAGTTATCCTCGTTATATAACAGATCTAAAATTGAACGTGTGGATTCTTCAAAAATAGAACATATAATTGTAAAGTTGAACGATGTAAGAATAAAAAGAAGGGGAATAGAGTTTTTACTAGCCACTCTCAAATAG
- a CDS encoding ABC transporter substrate-binding protein — MSRKFLVSFVLFVIIFSSMALAVEKVVLTGTFAAPADRWHMLISVALEELNKRHPDMEITMEYEVLPYDDTRSKLITLTAGKTPRDLVSVDQIWLGEFAQSGFLKDITKEVNSWGRIDEFYPANVDGSKFDGKFYSIWTWTDARVTWYWKDLLEEAGVDPEMLKTWDGYIEAYKKLAPVTMKKGILPMHLVAASHSPDMWFPYLWMNGGEILEQKDGEYYPAFYGEAGVKALTFLRDQVEIGIRPQVQHQWGQEFADKRFAVMIEGSWLLGKFPEGFDFNQIGMIPGFPVPEEGMKSSTMMGGWLLAIPSTSQHPELAWELMTIMLDPEVLTPVLAKYVYLPTQKTIAEEDPYKSTLENEIPFFEDLMKAVAIGKGRPNIPEYPQIAESLRIAIEEVYYGVKTPEDALKNASKKVEEILIF; from the coding sequence ATGAGTAGGAAGTTTTTAGTGAGTTTTGTGTTATTTGTTATTATTTTTTCGAGTATGGCTTTAGCAGTGGAAAAAGTCGTTTTAACTGGAACATTTGCTGCTCCTGCGGATAGGTGGCACATGTTGATTTCAGTAGCTTTAGAAGAGTTGAACAAAAGACATCCAGATATGGAGATCACTATGGAGTACGAAGTACTTCCATACGATGATACGAGGTCTAAACTTATCACTTTGACTGCTGGAAAAACTCCAAGAGATTTAGTTTCAGTCGATCAAATATGGTTGGGAGAGTTTGCACAATCAGGTTTTCTAAAAGATATTACAAAGGAAGTTAACTCTTGGGGAAGGATTGATGAATTTTATCCTGCAAATGTAGACGGTTCAAAGTTTGATGGCAAGTTTTACAGCATCTGGACTTGGACAGACGCACGAGTAACTTGGTATTGGAAAGATTTGTTAGAAGAAGCAGGCGTAGATCCCGAAATGCTGAAAACTTGGGATGGATACATTGAGGCTTATAAGAAATTAGCTCCTGTTACTATGAAAAAGGGCATATTACCGATGCATTTGGTTGCTGCTAGTCATTCACCTGATATGTGGTTTCCATATCTATGGATGAATGGTGGAGAAATTCTCGAACAGAAAGATGGAGAGTATTACCCGGCTTTTTATGGCGAGGCAGGGGTAAAGGCACTAACTTTCTTGAGAGATCAAGTAGAGATAGGTATAAGGCCACAAGTTCAACATCAATGGGGCCAAGAATTTGCTGATAAGAGATTTGCCGTAATGATCGAAGGAAGTTGGTTGTTAGGGAAATTTCCTGAAGGATTTGATTTCAATCAAATTGGTATGATACCAGGATTTCCAGTTCCAGAAGAGGGTATGAAAAGTTCAACGATGATGGGTGGTTGGCTGTTAGCTATTCCTTCAACATCCCAGCATCCCGAGTTAGCATGGGAATTGATGACTATAATGCTTGATCCAGAAGTTTTAACTCCAGTTTTGGCTAAATACGTTTACTTGCCCACACAAAAAACCATAGCCGAAGAAGATCCCTATAAATCGACTCTTGAAAATGAGATACCTTTCTTCGAGGATCTTATGAAAGCGGTGGCAATTGGGAAAGGAAGACCAAATATTCCCGAATATCCTCAAATAGCTGAGTCACTGCGAATAGCAATAGAAGAAGTCTATTATGGCGTAAAAACTCCAGAGGATGCCCTGAAAAATGCTTCAAAAAAGGTTGAAGAAATTTTGATCTTCTAA
- a CDS encoding ATP-dependent nuclease — protein MKIKSITIHNFRSLKDAMFDLYDYNVLVGANNVGKSNVLTALRIFYENEKYNEKFDFPKFQTDDNESWIEIEYSLEDDEFPNLKNEYKSLNNILKVRKYLKSEDKNKVKNNQSNIYGYENGHLSENLFYGAKNISEAKLGSVIYIPELSTTDETLKLTGPSPLRDVITFVMKKVVKTSESFDKLNTAFEEFNSKFKEESSKDGFSLGKMMEEINDSLKEWEVEFNFNINPIRHEDIIKNLVSHYVVDKNLEERIDVKCLGQGLQRHLIYTLLKLSSQYTEKKTYEKKEFLPELNLILFDEPEAFLHPAQQEFLNTSLKSLSSEEGQQVIIATHSPIFISKNIEDIPALIKLKRDKGITQIFQVSKDKQRKIIEQNNELVQMLKNKLVEKSIDQAMENSIKNIMGSTEDDERMEQEAIRYLLWLDSERCSAFFADIVLICEGATEKTFIDYLIKNKWNDIRKKRIYVLDAMGKFNIHRYMNLFRELGIYHSVLADKDENKNAHEFINQFIEKQKNEFTKSIDFFDKDIESFLGIPQSTRRDRKPLNVMWHYINNEIDEKKVDELKEKITKLIGE, from the coding sequence ATGAAGATCAAATCAATAACAATCCATAATTTTCGTTCATTAAAAGACGCTATGTTTGATTTATATGATTACAATGTGCTAGTTGGAGCTAACAATGTAGGAAAATCTAATGTCCTAACAGCATTAAGGATTTTCTATGAAAATGAAAAATACAATGAAAAATTCGACTTTCCAAAATTTCAAACGGATGACAATGAAAGCTGGATTGAAATAGAATATTCGCTGGAAGATGATGAATTTCCCAATTTGAAAAACGAATATAAAAGTTTGAATAACATTCTGAAAGTAAGAAAATATCTTAAATCGGAAGATAAAAATAAAGTAAAAAACAACCAAAGTAACATATATGGTTACGAAAATGGTCACCTTTCAGAAAATTTATTTTATGGAGCAAAGAACATTTCAGAGGCAAAATTAGGATCAGTTATCTATATTCCAGAATTATCCACAACTGATGAAACTCTAAAGTTAACTGGACCTTCCCCTTTAAGAGACGTAATAACCTTTGTTATGAAGAAAGTTGTTAAAACTAGTGAATCTTTTGATAAATTAAATACAGCCTTTGAAGAATTCAATAGTAAATTTAAAGAAGAATCTTCAAAAGATGGTTTTTCATTAGGCAAAATGATGGAAGAAATAAATGATAGTTTAAAAGAGTGGGAAGTAGAATTTAATTTCAATATAAATCCTATAAGGCATGAAGACATAATAAAAAACTTAGTTTCACACTATGTAGTAGATAAGAATTTAGAGGAAAGAATAGATGTTAAATGTCTTGGTCAAGGACTTCAACGACATTTGATTTACACTCTTCTAAAACTTTCTTCACAATATACTGAAAAGAAAACTTACGAAAAAAAAGAATTCTTACCAGAACTTAATCTAATACTGTTTGATGAACCTGAGGCGTTTTTACATCCGGCTCAACAAGAATTTCTTAACACTAGTTTAAAGTCTTTATCCTCTGAAGAGGGCCAACAGGTTATTATAGCGACTCATTCACCAATTTTCATAAGTAAAAACATCGAGGATATTCCAGCATTAATAAAATTAAAAAGGGATAAAGGCATCACGCAGATTTTTCAGGTATCAAAGGATAAACAAAGAAAAATTATTGAGCAAAATAATGAACTGGTACAAATGCTAAAAAATAAATTAGTTGAGAAATCAATTGATCAAGCAATGGAAAATAGCATTAAAAATATTATGGGTAGTACAGAGGATGACGAGAGAATGGAACAGGAAGCAATTCGTTACCTTTTATGGCTTGATTCGGAAAGATGTTCAGCATTTTTCGCGGATATTGTGCTGATATGTGAAGGAGCTACAGAAAAGACATTTATTGACTATCTCATAAAAAACAAATGGAATGATATAAGGAAAAAGAGAATTTATGTTTTGGACGCAATGGGAAAGTTTAACATTCACCGATATATGAATTTATTTAGGGAATTAGGAATATATCATTCCGTTTTAGCAGACAAGGATGAGAACAAAAATGCTCACGAATTTATTAATCAATTTATTGAGAAACAGAAAAACGAGTTTACCAAATCTATAGATTTCTTTGATAAAGATATAGAATCTTTCCTCGGAATTCCACAAAGCACTCGAAGAGACAGAAAACCACTAAATGTGATGTGGCATTATATTAATAACGAAATTGATGAGAAGAAAGTTGATGAATTAAAGGAAAAAATAACAAAATTGATAGGTGAATAA
- a CDS encoding dipeptidase, with product MTNFKEQAHKILEESLVIDAHFDLLMDVANQRKYGIHKVIENDHLDNFRKGGLNAVVSSLFIESFLTPEISLREALDQISSFYKELEESSDYLMLCKSYEDIIKAKESNKIGIFLSFEGVEPLYNDLDLLDIFYRLGVRFVGLTWSRRNYAGDGSKFLPPDPKKNSNGLSDFGIDLVKKAQSLGMVIDVSHLNDKGFWQVIELSKGPIIASHSDCRKIVNLERNLSDSQIKAIADTDGVIGINAYNKIVSNDPEKANVDDLVKHIDHIVNLVGIEYVGLGFDFCEHLKKFNPQFVNELNPSPSFQVLDNHSNIVLLVEKLLQRGYGEQDIKKILGENFSRVYKKVLIH from the coding sequence TTGACTAATTTCAAAGAACAAGCTCATAAAATCTTAGAAGAAAGTCTTGTAATCGATGCACACTTTGATTTACTAATGGATGTGGCAAATCAAAGGAAATATGGGATTCACAAAGTTATAGAAAACGATCATCTTGACAATTTTCGTAAAGGTGGATTAAATGCCGTAGTTTCCTCTTTGTTTATCGAAAGTTTTTTAACCCCCGAAATCTCATTAAGAGAGGCTTTAGACCAAATCAGTTCATTTTACAAGGAATTAGAAGAATCAAGCGATTATTTAATGTTATGTAAATCCTACGAAGATATAATTAAAGCAAAAGAAAGTAATAAAATCGGAATATTTTTATCTTTTGAAGGAGTTGAACCTCTATACAACGATTTAGATTTACTCGATATCTTTTACCGTTTAGGTGTGAGATTTGTCGGGCTGACTTGGAGTAGAAGGAACTACGCTGGTGATGGAAGCAAATTTCTACCGCCAGACCCCAAGAAAAACTCGAACGGTTTATCTGATTTTGGAATTGATTTAGTTAAAAAAGCTCAAAGCTTAGGTATGGTAATAGATGTTAGCCATTTAAACGACAAAGGATTTTGGCAAGTTATCGAGCTTAGTAAAGGACCTATAATAGCTTCCCATTCTGATTGTAGAAAGATAGTAAACTTAGAAAGAAACCTCTCTGATTCACAGATAAAGGCGATAGCAGATACCGATGGAGTAATAGGAATAAACGCCTATAACAAAATCGTATCGAATGATCCGGAAAAAGCCAATGTTGATGATTTAGTTAAACATATAGATCATATTGTAAATTTAGTAGGTATTGAGTATGTTGGTTTAGGATTTGATTTCTGTGAGCACCTAAAAAAATTCAACCCCCAGTTTGTGAACGAACTTAATCCATCCCCATCTTTTCAAGTTTTAGATAACCATTCAAATATTGTATTACTCGTTGAGAAATTACTACAAAGGGGATATGGTGAACAAGATATAAAGAAGATATTAGGAGAAAATTTTTCAAGGGTGTATAAAAAGGTACTAATTCATTAG
- a CDS encoding HNH endonuclease has protein sequence MPDRDVKTIQDLIYYQYAKIIARSAFSIPNGNIAKKEHYGFIKKTFLELKNGVKSWSEITREDWQFVESSKECIYCGAKSDIQKEHIVPRSLQITSKCKTCDKIQGIHNQVWACKQCNYSKGTKGLYEFYKAKFPNEKKFYDLIPPLLEKKYLKTIYNCHKCAGTLNLGDLDGDGKITVLDIDFILH, from the coding sequence ATGCCAGATAGAGATGTAAAAACAATACAAGATCTCATATATTATCAATATGCCAAAATTATAGCAAGAAGCGCTTTTTCCATCCCTAATGGAAATATTGCGAAGAAAGAGCATTATGGATTTATAAAAAAGACATTTTTAGAATTAAAAAACGGTGTTAAATCTTGGTCAGAAATTACTCGTGAAGATTGGCAATTTGTGGAATCTTCCAAGGAATGTATATATTGCGGAGCGAAAAGCGATATTCAAAAAGAACATATTGTTCCGAGGTCTTTGCAAATTACCTCCAAGTGTAAAACATGTGACAAAATCCAAGGCATTCACAACCAAGTATGGGCGTGTAAACAATGTAATTATTCAAAAGGCACGAAAGGTCTTTATGAATTCTACAAGGCAAAATTTCCAAATGAAAAGAAATTCTACGACTTAATTCCACCACTATTAGAGAAGAAATACTTAAAGACAATTTATAATTGTCATAAATGTGCTGGAACTCTAAACTTGGGTGATCTAGATGGCGACGGAAAAATAACTGTACTGGATATTGACTTCATACTTCATTGA